Genomic segment of Bacteroidota bacterium:
ATTTAAGATGAATTTTATTGATCCGAAAATTGAAGAATATTCCATTGAGAAAACTACAGCAGAAAGTGAATTACTCAGGCGGCTTTCCCGGGAAACACATCTGAAAACATACATGCCCCGAATGCTGTCGGGACATCTGCAGGGACGTTTGCTCAGCATGATCTCGAAAATGTGTAATCCTTCGCTTATCGTTGAAGTAGGAACGTTCACCGGTTATTCTGCGCTTTGCCTTGCGGAAGGATTGCCCGCAGAAGGAAAACTGATCACGATCGATATCAATGAAGAATTGAAACCATTAGTACAGCCATTTTTTGAAGGATCAATTCACGGAAAAAAAATAGAAATGCGTTATGGCAATGCGCTGACTATTCTCAAAGAGATCAAAGACCCGATCGATCTTGCGTTCATTGATGCTGACAAAGAAAATTATCCGGCTTACTGGGAAATTATTTTTCCAAAAATGAAAAGCGGCGGCATCATCATAGCCGATAACATGCTCTGGAGTGGAAAGGTCATTGATGAAAATGAAAAAGACATAGAAACGGAAGGCGTCAGAAAATTTGCAGCAATAGCGCTGAACGAAAAAAAAGCAGAACAGGTTTTACTTCCGGTGCGCGATGGTTTGCTCATCATCCGGAAAAAATGATCAGCGTTTTTTTTCCTGGAATTTTTTCGGCCCGTCTTTATACGGATCACCGGCAATCATTGAGATCAAACCCAGGAAAGGAATGATCCCGAGAAAAAGCATTGCAGCGCCGAGCAGGATAAGCAATGCGCTCGGCGCGAGAATTCCCACGACCAGTATTCCACCACCGTATCCCATCAGGAAAAGTCCGACGATGATCATGCCCAGAATAATAATTGCGGAATGGTCATTGGGCGGATCTCCCTTGCGAAAATTCTTTTTGAATGGAAAATTTTTTCTGAGCACGCCTGCATGCAGGAAAGAGGAAATTTTTTTTTCTCCGCGCATTAAATGAGAAATGGAATCGTTCCCGGAAAAACAGGCGGGCTTAGCCGGAAGTACAATTTCATTCGCGTATAAATTTTCATTTTGTGCGGCCACTAAAGCGGCTTGAGTATCCGGATCATTTTTTCTGATGGCTGCACATTTTTCTTCACTGGGAATGCCGTGAGCAGGAATTTTTTTCAGCGATGAATAGCGCTCGTGAAAAAAACTATTGCATCCCGTGGAAAGAATGATGATAGCCGATATGAAACTGATTTTTTTCACTTGGTGCCGGTTGTATTTTCCAATGGAGATCCGCCTTTGTCAAAATCAATTTTATTTCCGTAATTCTTCATTTGCCCGAGTGCCCATGTCATTCGATTAATAACAATTCCACTTGCAGCATCTGCTTTCATCCCGAGAGGATTAGGAAGTACCACGGCAAGCCGCGCCGCTTCGGCATTGGACAGAAGGGAAACATCCTTATGAAAAAAATGCTCTGCGGCCGACCCGCATCCGTAAATTCCGTTTCCGAATTCGATCGAATTCAGGTAAACTTCCATGATCCTTTTTTTGCCCCATAAAAATTCTATCAGCAGTGTGAACCATACTTCAAATCCTTTACGCACATACGTGCTGCTGGGCCAGAGAAAAACATTTTTCGCCGTTTGCTGACTGATAGTGCTGGCCCCTCGCGTTCTTCCGCCATCTTCTGCTTCCTTACTTGCGCGTTCTATTTCTTCGAGATCAAATCCGTGATGAAGAAGAAAACGCTGGTCTTCGCAACACACCACTGCAAGCTCGAGATTGTCCGGAATACTTTTGAACCCCACCCATTGATGATCGATCTTTTTTTCCTTTTCATTGTGCTGGCAAAGCCGGATGAACATGAGCGGTGTATAGGAAACGGGGAGCCATCGGAGAACCAGCACAAGCAGAAAACTGAACGTAATAAAAAATATTCCGGCGCGAATGAAAAACCGGAAAATCTTCAATGGGAATTGAGTCATAAACAAATTTACTTCGTTTCGGGCAGAAGTTTCCCCCACTTCATCCACAGTTATTAAACCATAGTGAATGAAAACCCACTCTTTTCGCAATGAAAATGTTCAATAAATCGTCCATTTACACATTGCCTGATAACCTGTTTTTTTCTATCTTGTCGCTGGCAAACCTGTGTATTGAACTCCAATGAAAAAAGGGCTACATTTCTTATCCTTATTTTCTTTCTTTTTGATTTTTCTGTTTTCCCCGCGTACGACACGCGCACAGGCGTCTGCATGTCCTGCAGTTGACGCCGGGCCTGATCAGAGTATCTGCTCCGGCCAATGTGTAAATCTCAATGCAAGTGTCCAGGGTTCTGTAGGAACAACTTCATACACGGTGAATCCTATTGCTTATAATCCATATCCGTACACTGGCGGAAATTCTGTACTCATCAATATTGATGATACCTGGTCCGGAACAATTGCTCTTCCATTCTGTTTTGAATTTTTCGGAAACACTTATAACTCGATCGTCATCGGTTCAAACGCAATCATCACTTTCGATCTTACTCAGGCGAGTGGTTATTGCCAATGGCCCATTGGCGCTGCGATTCCTTCGAATGCAGATCCGATGAACAGCATCATGTGTCCGTGGCACGATATTGATCCTTCAGTTGCTACTGCCAATTCCGCCACCGATGTTAACTGGCAGGTTTATGGTTCTGCTCCTTGTCGCGAATTTGTGGTGAGCTGGAATGATGTTGCGATGTATCAATGCAACAACCTCATCGCTACTTCTGAAGTTGTGCTTCACGAAACTACCAACATCATCGATGTCTATTGCCAGGATAAACCGGTTTGCACAACCTG
This window contains:
- a CDS encoding O-methyltransferase, with translation MNFIDPKIEEYSIEKTTAESELLRRLSRETHLKTYMPRMLSGHLQGRLLSMISKMCNPSLIVEVGTFTGYSALCLAEGLPAEGKLITIDINEELKPLVQPFFEGSIHGKKIEMRYGNALTILKEIKDPIDLAFIDADKENYPAYWEIIFPKMKSGGIIIADNMLWSGKVIDENEKDIETEGVRKFAAIALNEKKAEQVLLPVRDGLLIIRKK
- the mtgA gene encoding monofunctional biosynthetic peptidoglycan transglycosylase, whose protein sequence is MTQFPLKIFRFFIRAGIFFITFSFLLVLVLRWLPVSYTPLMFIRLCQHNEKEKKIDHQWVGFKSIPDNLELAVVCCEDQRFLLHHGFDLEEIERASKEAEDGGRTRGASTISQQTAKNVFLWPSSTYVRKGFEVWFTLLIEFLWGKKRIMEVYLNSIEFGNGIYGCGSAAEHFFHKDVSLLSNAEAARLAVVLPNPLGMKADAASGIVINRMTWALGQMKNYGNKIDFDKGGSPLENTTGTK